TACCTACATTGAGCAATCGGGCATACCCTACACGATCTTTCATCCTACGTGGTTTTTGGACACCCTATTTTGGGCAATTAAAAAAGACACCTTACAATGGATCGGAAAACCGGTAGGCTTTTATTGGACCAATTCCCAAGATTATGCCGTACAAGTCATTGAAGCGATCGACAATCCGGAGGCTTTTGATGCGCATTATGCTGTACAGGGCAGCGAAAAACTGAATTATATGCAAGTTGTTGACCGGCTGAAGGCCGGCTTCAACCCTGGCCTCAAAGTGCAGGTTATGCCCCTTTGGCTGGTGCGGGTGCTGGGTATCTTCATGCCGAAAATACGTCATTTAGCGCACCTTTTTAGCTTTTATGAAAAAACAAATGAAACATTTTATGCCCATAAAACCTGGAAAGAATTAGGCAAGCCCCGAACATCCTTAGAAGAGTTTGCAGAGCAATTTAAGGAAGAAAAAAGTTTGTACCTTTGACAAAATTTGATGTGTATGGAAACTGTCGTACTTGATGACCGAAAAGCAAGACTGTTCGGCATTCCACTGCTTAGCGTTCTTATTCCACTCGTTACCCATAGTGACGTCTTTTTAAGGTTTGACGTCAACGGAATGCTTCATTGGCTCAGCACCTGTTTTCTTAACACGTTTTTGCTTTGGGAAGGGAATCGGTACATTTTCATTAAATCGCGGCAGTTTTTCCCTCAATTCAGCCAGACCACTAAACGTCTGATCTATCAAACCGGGGCGAGCATTCTCTATACATTTTTAACAACTATTATCGTAGATTACTTTTTTTGTAATCAACTGTTGGGCTGGAAAGAACGAGCCCCTTTTTTGATCGGGTTTCGAATCAGTCTTATTCCAACAATGGTCGTTACGCTTATTTATGAAAGTGTCTTTTTCTTTCAGGCATGGAAACAAAATGTCCAAAAAACTGAATCATTGGCCCGCGAAAACGTACAGTCTCAGCTCGAAGCTCTCAAAAATCAACTCGACCCGCATTTTTTATTCAACAGCCTTAACACCCTGGCTTCGCTCATTGATGAAGAAAACAGTCCGGCCCAAAAATACCTGGACCAACTCTCGGACGTATACCGGTATGTGCTTGTCAGCCGTGATAAATCAACGGTAACCTTGGAGGAAGAAATGGAGTTTTTAAGTGCGTATATTTATCTTAACAAAACGCGTTTTCGGGACAACCTTCTGGTAGAATCTCAGGTAAATGCGGCTGCCTATCAACAGCACGTGGCCCCGCTGAGTTTGCAGATGCTGGTAGAGAACGCGATCAAACACAATATCGTCTCCAGAGAAAATCCACTAAAAATCAGCATCTTACAGGAAGATAATTATTTAAGTATTGCCAATAACTTACAGGAAAAGAAAACCTTTGAAAAATCAACCAAAGTGGGCCTCGAAAATATCATCAACCGCTATCGGCTGCTGACCGACCTGCGCGTAGAAGTACACAAAAGCGACCTGAATTTTACTGTAAAAATCCCCTTATTGCCATGAAGGCCCTCATCATAGAAGACGAATATCCCGCCGCCGAGCGCCTTACCAAACTCATCCAAAAGGCCGGAACCGGCATAGAAGTAACAGATGTGATCGGGAGCATTGAAGCCGCCAGAGGCTGGTTTGCCACCCATAAAGCCCCTGATCTGATTTTCTCCGATATTCAACTTTCCGATGGCCTGAGCTTTGTGATCTTTGAAGAAATACCCCTCAAAAGCCCCATCATCTTCACCACTTCGTACGACGAATACGCCATCAAAGCCTTCAAAGTCAAGAGTATAGACTACCTGCTTAAACCCATCAAACCACAGGAGCTCACCGCCGCCATTGAAAAATACCGTGCACTGACGGGCTCCCACTCTCCACAGGAGTACGGCCTGAAAATTCAGTCGCTGTTAGACAGTTTACCGATGGCAGGCCGAAAATTCAAGACCCGTTTTCTGGTCAAACAACAGGAGCAACTGGTTCCCATACATCAACATGAGATTGCGTATTTCTTCACCACCAACGAGCTTGTATGTCTGGTCCGCCACGACAATCGGCAATTTTTGGTCGATTATACGCTGGAAGAGCTGGAAAAACTACTGGATACGGCGCATTTTTTTCGGCTCAATCGGCAATACATTGCCGCTCTCTCGGCCGTTAAAAACATCCATACTTACTTCAACGGCAAACTCAAACTGGAACTTCACCCGGAACCCATGCAGGAAATTCTTATCAGCCGCGAGAAAGCCCCGGCGTTTAAAGAATGGGTAGAAGGGTAGTGAAAACATATGTGTGCCCGCCCCCCCCTTAAAAGGCAGCAACAATAAAAAGTGCCGTTTTGAAGGATTCCATCCTACATCAAACCCTTTTTTTACTGTTCAGGAATATTTTTATTGTACCGATATCTTTGATTGGACGGTATAGATGATGGAGAGACTAAAAATTTGTTCTTAAGAATTAAAGGAATATATCTTTACTAAACCCCGTACAGACCATTGCTTCCGCAGTAGATACACCAACTGCCATCACCATCCAATAGAGCCGCTCCTAGAGAGGCAATGCCGATAGGATGAGTTTTATCCAATCTCTCTGTTCCTTATCACAAACTGCTTTTGGTACTTGTAGGGTGTCATTCCAAAATATTTTTGGAACATCTTATTGAATTTTATGGGGTGCATATAACCAATGCGCTCCGAAACAACCACCGACGTATGCCCTTCCCGCAATAATTGAGCGGCATACGCCATTTTGTTTTCAACGTAAATTTGATAAAACGGTTTTCCGTACTGCTTTTTAAAAAGTGTCTTAAATTGAGAAAGACTTAATCCTGCTTCCACGGCTATCTCTTCCATATTTGGAGGAATATTTTCAATCCCTTTAATGATATACTTCCGAAATACGTTTTCAAGAGACCGTTTTTTTTTCCTATCATCCGGCTTTTGACGCTGCCTCGAAGCTAAATTCTCAACTTTAACCAATAAAGGTTCATTAATCTGCCGTGAAGTTTCTTTTGTAGGCGAATCATTTTTTTCTGCCGTTTGTCCGGCGCCTGTCAAAGTAAATGGAATTTCATGAGCAATTAAAAAAGATAAAACTGTATTCGCATGCCCTGCTTTCATAACGATGTTAATATATGGCTCCGCTTGAGTTTCTTCCCGAAAATAATTAAGAGAATGATGAAGCATTGGTGATTCCATGGTAGAGGGTCGGGGCTAGTATTTAAACATAATTTAAGCTTGATATAATGCCTGTGCCGGGAATGATCATTGGCCACCTGTAAACAAATATTTCCTATTTATGATGGCACTTATCACTTACTTTTTCATCTGAATTTAACAACTCTAAACTCGTTTATATGTCAAATCATTCAGCCGTTGTTCTTAAGTAATACGCAAAAAGTGATAAAAAGTAACATAAACCATTAAATTAGTTATGTTTTTAGCAACTGTGATGTCCTCCATTAAATCTTTCCAGTGTACATATTCACCTCCGGAAGGTGGTAATTGTCACCTATTTTGCAGATATAAAACCAAATTTATCCGGCACTAATTGATATACTCACCGAAGTGAGCTATCGGGATTTAACTGCAAAAAGCACCGAATGGTGCTTTTTGCAGTTAACTTGATCATCCATACACGCCGCCTCAGAAGGGCAGAAATACCGTCCTTAAGTTTACCGGTGGTAATGATTTTTTATGACACAATATGTTTTACGATCAATCGCTTTGCAATGGGCAGTAATGTTTCCTGTACGGGATAGTCAGCGGGAGATTCTACGAGGTACGTTGCAGGATTAGGCAATTCGCGACGCTTCCGGATAAGCGTTAGTTTTAGATTTTCGAAGGTCATTGAGACCCCTTTCCGAACCGTTTCAAGGTAGGTTGTCTGCACACTCCGTTGAGCTTGATGCTCAAAAAGCCGTAATTGGTACCGGTAGATATCGGTTTCGCTGCGACGGGTACGATACAAAAATAAATACCCCTCTTTTAAATGAAGCGGTACGATGCCAACGGGAGCGAACATCAGCCTCGCTTCAATGTCCTCGTATTGTGCTTGCCCCTGTGTCAGTGTTTGCTGAAAAAGTGGCAGAGAATAATCTAAAATGCTGTCAATTTCGGCTAATTGTTCATTTTCCTGAAATTTTTCGTACACAATTTGCTTTTTTTTGAGGTCTACCCCGGCCACATTTTTAGGAAAGGAAGCAACCATTTTATTTTTAGTACTTTTAAGTTGTGCCGCCAGTTCATAATGCGTTTGTACATTAGGCAGATCAGGGAAGAGACGGGCCTCTTTGAAATTACTATTAACTTCCTGTAAATAAGCCAGTAACGTGTATTTTTTATACTCAAAATCAATCCATCCTTCAGTAAGCCAGTCTGTTTTTAACGTTGCCATATTTATTCGGTTTAATTGTAAGTATCTAATAAAGGAAAAGGAAGTTTGTTCAGAATGAAGGGGTCAATACTCCCATCTGTCTATGCTTTGTGATTAAAACTCAATATACTAAAAAAAATAATACTGCCAAATAATATACAATAAAAATATCAATACTGCCAATGATTATTCCGAACATGGCAGAATTTGCCCCTAACCAACCTCAAAAACTGCAAAAATGGCAGAGAATTGTGCTAATTAGGTACCGGCACAGAAAATGATACCTTTGCCCTCGAAAAACTTATTAATAAGTTCTATCCATTTAAAAACAATTAAAACCCCTGATAACTATGTCAGCAGTTGCAGAAAAAGTAAATGTGAAGCCGTTGGCAGACCGCGTGCTCGTACAGGCCGCCCCTGCCGAAGAAAAAACCGCTTTCGGAATCATTATCCCCGATACTGCAAAGGAAAAACCCCAACGCGGTACGGTTGTAGCCGTTGGTCCCGGTAAAAAAGATGAACCTATTACCGTTAAAGTAGGCGATACGATTCTTTACGGCAAATATGCAGGTACTGAAATCACCGTAGAAGGTCAAGAATACCTTATTATGCGCGAATCTGACATTTTTGCTATTATCTAACTTTTCGTTATCTGTAAATTGTTATTCGTTTATCTGAATAGCAGATTCGCTTTCTTGGATAAAGAACAACCATTCACAAATCACTCAATCACCAATCACTAAATAAAATTATGGCTAAGAAAATATTTTTCGATACCGAAGCACGTGACAAGATCAAAAGAGGCGTAGATACCCTTGCCAACGCCGTTAAGGTAACCTTAGGACCTAAAGGTCGTAACGTTATCATTGACAAAAAATTCGGCTCGCCGGCCATTACCAAAGACGGTGTTACGGTAGCCAAGGAAATTGAATTGAAAGATGCAATGGAAAACATGGGTGCACAACTCGTGAAAGAAGTTGCTTCCAAAACGGCTGACGCCGCCGGTGACGGTACCACTACCGCTACCGTATTGGCACAGGCCATTTATACCATCGGCTCTAAAAACGTTGCTGCCGGTGCCAACCCAATGGATTTGAAACGCGGTATTGACAAGGCAGTTTTGGCCGTAACCGCCAACCTTGCCGCTCAGGCTGAAAGCGTAGGCGACGACTTCGGCAAAATTGCTCAGGTAGCTACCATCTCTGCCAACCATGACGACGAAATCGGTAACATGATCGCTGACGCCATGAAGAAAGTCGGAACCGAAGGTGTCATTACGGTAGAGGAAGCTCGCGGCACTGAAACTGAAGTAAAAACAGTGGAAGGTATGCAGTTTGACCGCGGTTACCTGTCACCTTACTTCGTGACCAACGCTGAGAAAATGGAAGCGGAACTGGAGAAACCTTTTATCCTGATCTCAGAGAAAAAAGTATCTTCGATGAAAGAATTACTTCCTGTATTGGAAGGTGTAGCTCAAACCGGCCGTCCATTGTTGATCATCGCAGAAGATGTAGACGGAGAGGCATTGGCTACGTTGGTAGTAAACAAGATCCGCGGTGCGTTGAAAGTATGTGCGGTAAAAGCTCCGGGCTTCGGCGACCGTCGTAAGGCCATGTTGGAAGACATTGCTATCCTTACCGGTGGTACCGTAATCGCGGAAGAGCGTGGTTTCAAATTGGAGAATGCTGATCTTCAATACTTGGGCCACTGCGAAAAAATCATCATTGATAAAGACAACACAACGATCGTGAACGGTTCAGGTGACGCAGAACAAATCAAAGG
Above is a window of Runella slithyformis DSM 19594 DNA encoding:
- a CDS encoding helix-turn-helix transcriptional regulator, with amino-acid sequence MESPMLHHSLNYFREETQAEPYINIVMKAGHANTVLSFLIAHEIPFTLTGAGQTAEKNDSPTKETSRQINEPLLVKVENLASRQRQKPDDRKKKRSLENVFRKYIIKGIENIPPNMEEIAVEAGLSLSQFKTLFKKQYGKPFYQIYVENKMAYAAQLLREGHTSVVVSERIGYMHPIKFNKMFQKYFGMTPYKYQKQFVIRNREIG
- a CDS encoding SDR family oxidoreductase produces the protein MSTKKTIAVIGATGRLAQPVIRQLLWHGFQVKAVVRNVDKAKQLLAESVIKVQCDIFNKSSLVRTFKGVDYVYINLSSDEVTPNQANYAEREGIQNIVEACQITGVSQILKISALGAYPFIEHENDMLQNKIRRQGHTYIEQSGIPYTIFHPTWFLDTLFWAIKKDTLQWIGKPVGFYWTNSQDYAVQVIEAIDNPEAFDAHYAVQGSEKLNYMQVVDRLKAGFNPGLKVQVMPLWLVRVLGIFMPKIRHLAHLFSFYEKTNETFYAHKTWKELGKPRTSLEEFAEQFKEEKSLYL
- a CDS encoding co-chaperone GroES → MSAVAEKVNVKPLADRVLVQAAPAEEKTAFGIIIPDTAKEKPQRGTVVAVGPGKKDEPITVKVGDTILYGKYAGTEITVEGQEYLIMRESDIFAII
- the groL gene encoding chaperonin GroEL (60 kDa chaperone family; promotes refolding of misfolded polypeptides especially under stressful conditions; forms two stacked rings of heptamers to form a barrel-shaped 14mer; ends can be capped by GroES; misfolded proteins enter the barrel where they are refolded when GroES binds) produces the protein MAKKIFFDTEARDKIKRGVDTLANAVKVTLGPKGRNVIIDKKFGSPAITKDGVTVAKEIELKDAMENMGAQLVKEVASKTADAAGDGTTTATVLAQAIYTIGSKNVAAGANPMDLKRGIDKAVLAVTANLAAQAESVGDDFGKIAQVATISANHDDEIGNMIADAMKKVGTEGVITVEEARGTETEVKTVEGMQFDRGYLSPYFVTNAEKMEAELEKPFILISEKKVSSMKELLPVLEGVAQTGRPLLIIAEDVDGEALATLVVNKIRGALKVCAVKAPGFGDRRKAMLEDIAILTGGTVIAEERGFKLENADLQYLGHCEKIIIDKDNTTIVNGSGDAEQIKGRVNQIKSQIENTTSDYDREKLQERLAKLSGGVAILYIGAATEVEMKEKKDRVDDALHATRAAIEEGIVAGGGVALIRAIEALDAVVGSNDDEITGINIIRQALESPLRTIVANAGGEGSVVVNNVKAGKGGYGYNAKNDTYEDLAAAGIIDPKKVTRLALENAASIAGMLLTTECMIADEPEENAGAGAGGHGHGGGGMGGMM
- a CDS encoding LytR/AlgR family response regulator transcription factor — protein: MKALIIEDEYPAAERLTKLIQKAGTGIEVTDVIGSIEAARGWFATHKAPDLIFSDIQLSDGLSFVIFEEIPLKSPIIFTTSYDEYAIKAFKVKSIDYLLKPIKPQELTAAIEKYRALTGSHSPQEYGLKIQSLLDSLPMAGRKFKTRFLVKQQEQLVPIHQHEIAYFFTTNELVCLVRHDNRQFLVDYTLEELEKLLDTAHFFRLNRQYIAALSAVKNIHTYFNGKLKLELHPEPMQEILISREKAPAFKEWVEG
- a CDS encoding sensor histidine kinase yields the protein METVVLDDRKARLFGIPLLSVLIPLVTHSDVFLRFDVNGMLHWLSTCFLNTFLLWEGNRYIFIKSRQFFPQFSQTTKRLIYQTGASILYTFLTTIIVDYFFCNQLLGWKERAPFLIGFRISLIPTMVVTLIYESVFFFQAWKQNVQKTESLARENVQSQLEALKNQLDPHFLFNSLNTLASLIDEENSPAQKYLDQLSDVYRYVLVSRDKSTVTLEEEMEFLSAYIYLNKTRFRDNLLVESQVNAAAYQQHVAPLSLQMLVENAIKHNIVSRENPLKISILQEDNYLSIANNLQEKKTFEKSTKVGLENIINRYRLLTDLRVEVHKSDLNFTVKIPLLP